In Deferrivibrio essentukiensis, the genomic stretch TTACCTATTGATGTTCAATATAAGATGTATCGCTCCCTTGAAGGGCTAGAGAATGTTGAATTTGTAAGGCCTGCCTATGCAATAGAATATGATTTTGTCCAACCGACAAACTTGTATCCGACTCTTGAAACAAAAAAGATAAAAGGACTTTATTTTGCAGGACAAATAAATGGTACTACCGGGTATGAAGAGGCTGCAGTTCAAGGTTTTGTCGCTGCAGTAAATGCTGTACTGTCTTTAGACAATAAAGAGCCTTTTATTTTGAGAAGGGATGAAAGTTATATAGGTGTTATGATAGATGACTTAGTAACTAAGGGAGTAGATGAGCCGTATCGTGTTTTTCATTCAAGAGGTGAATATCGTCTGCTACTAAGAGAGGATAACGCAGAGCATAGGCTAATTGAGTATGGCAGAAAATTTGGCCTTATTAGCGAAGAGAGATATAGACGGTATTTGAATGAAAAGAATGATTTGAATAAGCTGATTAATCTTCTTACTTCTACAAAGGTAAAGCTTAATAGTGAGAATCAAGTGTATTTAAGTTCCATGGGTGTTGCACTTAATGAAGGCACAAGCTGTTTTGACCTGCTAAGGCGCCCTGAAATAGATATATATAAATTGTCGAGATATATTAATTTAAATAATTTTCATAAACGAGTGGTAGAGCAAGCAGAAATAAGTGTTAAATATGAAGGCTACATAAAAAAACAGTATTCAGAAGCAAAAAAACTGTCATCGTTGGAAAATGTTAAGATTCCAGATGATATATTATTTGAAAAAATTCCGGGGCTAAGAAGAGAATATATTGAAAAGCTTAATGCAATTAAGCCTAAGACTTTAGGTCAAGCTTCGAGAATACAAGGGATGACACCGGCAGCTATTTCACTGCTTCACATTTATATTGAGCGAGTGAGAGGTAAATGATAAGTAAATACTATGATTTTACCGAGAATCAGCTTAAGAAATTTCAAGAACTTTACAACCTTCATATAAATGTCCCCATTAATCTGACTAGGATTAAAGAAAAAGAAGACTTCTTTTTAAAGCATATTCTTGACAGCATATACTTTGCCAAGTTCTTAAATGTAGATTTTGAGATAGGGATAGATGTTGGTACAGGCGGTGGCTTTCCAGGTGTTATACTTGCATTGATGTACCCTGACAAAATGTTTTACCTGATTGATAGTATAAAGAAAAAGTGTGAGCATGTCTCGCATTTTATTGATGAATTAGAAATTACTAATGCAAAAGTAATAAACGATAGGGTTGAAAATGTCAAAAATTTAAAGGCCGATATAATATTTTCAAGAGGGGTTGGAAAAGTCGTAGATATTATAAAGTGGACAAATAACGTTTCACATGAAACAACAGCCTATCTGTTTTACAAAGGGGAAGATATAGAAACTGAAATAAAACAGGCTAAAAATATTATTTCCAAAAGGGGACTAAGTTATGGGAATCTCAGGATTCAAGAACCTATTCAGAGGAGTTATCTCTATTTTAATAATTTCAGCTTTTGTAGGGTGCGCCCAAAAACAGATATATAACTACAACCAGGTAGATGTTTCTACAAAATTTTATGCAGTTAAAAAACCAAACCAAAGAGATTTAAAAATTCTTAAAGATTTGATAAATACCCAAGATAACAAAGAAAAATACGGCG encodes the following:
- the rsmG gene encoding 16S rRNA (guanine(527)-N(7))-methyltransferase RsmG; the encoded protein is MISKYYDFTENQLKKFQELYNLHINVPINLTRIKEKEDFFLKHILDSIYFAKFLNVDFEIGIDVGTGGGFPGVILALMYPDKMFYLIDSIKKKCEHVSHFIDELEITNAKVINDRVENVKNLKADIIFSRGVGKVVDIIKWTNNVSHETTAYLFYKGEDIETEIKQAKNIISKRGLSYGNLRIQEPIQRSYLYFNNFSFCRVRPKTDI